In Humulus lupulus chromosome 7, drHumLupu1.1, whole genome shotgun sequence, the following are encoded in one genomic region:
- the LOC133792372 gene encoding uncharacterized protein LOC133792372, whose product MVPEDVRDPLRHYLLEHFDINLNDETTKKCIDEQMRKAWKGHKYKLHLYFKEIGGENDLEMAKSKRHPDLKEEHQEDWMILCDRWCSPEFKERALKNTTNRSKRKWESKNGSISTPRHHIRRGMVLTSPTGQIETWRLKHYDAEKGWTGIELVPLYDKMMELRGQHPPEELSDIEIMERVLGRDSVYLRGWGRSPSVTTSTSHRENIVGNQPTYEELLERLNDTTSRLNATNEQLSVVVDILRHNNLMAPPPPPPPPPTDQASDANLRESPSISIRESQDDS is encoded by the exons ATGGTCCCAGAAGATGTGAGAGATCCATTGCGACACTATCTTTTG gaACATTTTGACATCAACTTGAATGATGAGACAACTAAAAAATGCATTGATGAGCAAATGAGAAAAGCTTGGAAGGGTCATAAGTACAAGCTGCACTTATATTTCAAAGAAATTGGAGGAGAAAATGATCTTGAGATGGCCAAGAGCAAACGTCATCCAGACTTAAAAGAAGAACATCAAGAAGATTGGATGATTTTGTGTGATCGTTGGTGTTCTCCTGAATTTAAG GAAAGAGCATTAAAGAATACTACCAATCGATCAAAGAGGAAATGGGAGTCGAAAAATGGTTCAATCTCCACACCACGACATCACATTCGACGTGGAATGGTGTTAACTTCTCCTACCGGTCAAATTGAGACATGGCGTCTAAAGCATTATGATGCTGAGAAAGGATGGACTGGAATAGAGCTCGTGCCATTATAT GATAAAATGATGGAGTTAAGGGGTCAACATCCTCCAGAAGAATTGTCTGATATAGAGATTATGGAGCGTGTACTTGGACGTGATTCGGTATACTTGCGAGGGTGGGGGCGGTCTCCTAGTGTCACAACTTCTACTTCACATCGTGAAAATATTGTGGGTAATCAACCAACTTATGAAGAGTTACTTGAACGACTTAATGATACAACTTCCCGCCTTAATGCTACTAACGAACAACTTAGTGTAGTTGTGGATATACTTCGTCATAACAATTTGATGGcaccgcctccaccacctccaccacctccaacagACCAAGCTTCAGATGCAAATTTAAGAGAGTCGCCATCTATTTCTATTcgggagtcacaagatgattcttag
- the LOC133788826 gene encoding uncharacterized protein LOC133788826: MSKLMFVNTIVHCFMVRMQMQCHVLYASLVVIILVMAPGRRTTRSTAQSQQVEPVIDPPAPPSQGVRTTRSSIENQQVEPVIDPPAPPTQVTRTTRSSLENQQVCRTTRSTVLSQRPRTTAQSNVEREHPQGSTHPTV, translated from the exons ATGAGCAAATTGATGTTTGTCAATACGATTGTGCATTGTTTTATGGTGAGAATGCAAATGCAGTGTCATGTCCTGTATGCAAGTCTAGTCGTTAT AATTTTAGTCATGGCACCTGGTCGTCGCACCACTCGATCTACTGCTCAAAGTCAACAAGTTGAACCAGTCATTGATCCTCCTGCTCCACCTTCACAAGGTGTTCGCACTACTCGGTCGAGTATAGAGAATCAACAAGTTGAACCAGTCATTGATCCTCCTGCTCCACCTACACAAGTTACTCGCACTACTCGGTCGAGTTTAGAGAATCAACAAGTTTGTCGCACCACTCGATCTACGGTACTCAGTCAACGACCTAGAACCACCGCACAATCTAATGTAGAGAGAGAACACCCTCAAGGCTCCACACACCCTACTGTATAG